From Erigeron canadensis isolate Cc75 chromosome 5, C_canadensis_v1, whole genome shotgun sequence:
gatttcaagctagtccgaaagagtcacatttgactgcagcaaaacgtattctacgttattttaaaggaaaccaagggcttggtctatggtatccaatgggaggaacgtttgattttgttgcatatactgattcggattttggcggttgtaacaacgaaagaaagtctacgactggaggttgttaGTTGTTAGGAGAAGATTAGTATCatagcaatgcaagaagcagacatgtgttgctcagtcttcatgtgaggcagagtatatggctgatggtagctgttgttcccaggtattgtggattcagcaacaactttgtgactacggtatggattttcttgatactcctattaaaatagacaataagtcagctatagacattacaaataaccctgtcatgcataaggtcaccaagcatattgatattagacatcatttcttgcgtgattgtgcccaaaagaagttaattcatttggaaaaggttataaccgatgatcatttagctgatctgtataacaaagcatttgataagactcgatttgagaagttaattcttctaaATGGGATGAAGAAcgttgattcatattaaatctctcaaagaactaattttgtaaatttgtgtctgtaaatagctagagtcataaaaatacaaaaaggttcttagtgtcataaaaaccataaaaaaaagtgaaaaaatgagaaaatgacaaaaatatgagagagatttaagttaatgctgtcagaagattagaagtgaggatacttggcttttaagtctgctttatcgtaatataactgattagttcagtgattacaatttgggatatattggtagacacaaagtagcaaggtttccttaatctgaacttaactTATACAATGTTCTCGTGGGAAACatttcagatatatggctgcgaatgcttgcttttcaaatatgaattgatctagtccttaaattttgtgatagatctagcattactataagatttgttcaatgaataggcaaaaACTtataccaatcatgagcatgaaagttaaaagtgatattgtttatgcaaatgaaatgaatgttaattaaggggctaatgtggtctttgagattcggacaagtatgtcctcggggtgtctttgtatacctagcctacctaaagcttccaacttgggataggttgtcaaaAAGTttgctacatgggtctcatagaaaatcacgggttccttataaataacgaaatgaaaaagcaaataagttgtaacaaccgtcatagaaatgttttaaataagtttctagaatcgtactttcgccattgGAACGattagacagttcaatttattaaAGTTCTTGATATACTTTAGACTTAATGATacgcttatatgaaggtcaatttgatcttaaatcttaaattaaatGACGACTTTATGAGTTAATACAATGAAATACTAGAGTTCGAGTCGTAAACGTTCAAGTCTATAAAAGATCTAGTccaaaatattcacaaatagtccttgcatttattgagttcatttattatgggaaaggtatatatagaaaatgatgGAAACCCTTGAGAGAGAAACTACTATTCACCTTCTTCTCCAcctttcttctctctctctctctaaaaacacatagtgcagcctcaaaaacacatacaaaaatcatctttagattttgggttgttaaaccaaaatcattcgtacttttagcatccttgtgataatcaaaacatatttctggaatcaaatctcaggtaacaacaacaaattatgagtttttgatcaaattaaaagtgtactttttcaagcttatgttcttgatgatttggtccaatttttgaatgaaaaacgtgttaatagctaatgggtttgtgtctaaatgtgtttggtaacctttttgtgaacaaatttgggtcataacatgttttaatctacaaaacccatttttgaaaatgagggaaaacttgttcttaaTGAGCCACGCCTTATTTATGTTATGGATGGTCTTAAAATCATTAAAAgcgttaatggttagtgttaatatgtatatatgtattagttttaggttctaacaagtcccggaatcgatctaaaTCTTCGTGTGTTGTTTAAGTTCAAGTTTCAGCCCGTTTTGTATGTGGAACGATCTCCCTGGGATGATCTTgaccccaagatcgtcctgggcagCCTCTTGATTCTTGGTTCCAGCTTGTATGTTCTTGCCTGATGTTGTGATATGTAAGTACAtttaatgggtaaccgatcctttggattggtttagcccAACCACTTGTTTAATTCAAACAAACTTGTTCCTTGATCTTGTCCTGGACTAGGATGATCTTGTCCTTGTCTTGAGGGACGATCTTAACTAAGGGagaaactaaaacgatcttgccctaaaaccttgaaacgatcttgatttCCCTTACTCTAAAACGATCCTGAGTTCTTGTgtatctaaaacgatcttgaagacTTGTgcacctaagacgatcttgagagGAAGATGAGACGATCATGAGCTAGcaaactaggacgatcttgaggctAAGCAGTGGAACAATCTTGATTGGCTgaaacctaggacgatcttgacatATGGgagctaagacgatcttgaaacCCTAGACCCTAAAACAACTTTGTGAACCTTTGATTCGACATGTACTTGTTCTATAACACACCATACTTGATCACCTAACACcaaaccaagttcataacatcattatcattcaattaaacacattaaaggcTACATTTTAACATCGAACTAGTTTAAGAGTCGATCTAAAACAAGGTACAATGTGCAAACCCTAATCGAGTACAATAAGGTCATGTTCTATCTTAATCATTAAAGTGTAAGTACTATGAGCAACTAAATCAAGTTCTTAGGATTAAAAGACAATTATTAAAGGCACATACAACTCATTATTACGATAAGTACATGTGTGTGAGTGCAAAGACGTTCATTTCAAGTCCATTTCAtgtatttaaagtttatttaaacacttttcgagtcaaaacgttcaaagatcttcaaaagATCAAATCATCCgttcatcaaggacaactcagtgaataattaatcacaagaactaatacatatgttcatttatgatcaatgacttgtgattaggttgacatcaggACGTATTTGGATGCAAATAGATATAACCCATTTATATTTGTGCTTGTTCTCTATGCTTGTAAACTACGCttgtaccggatcactgtgagtctttgtagcccctttttctttacttatgttttggggtgaaaggaatactacatatgttttttatatatgccgtaactgcttttactactCTATGGCTatctgactacttgttacatatcagtcgatcctgttgaggattgtgtgtgctcgcttattacatatcagccggtcctgttgaggattgtgtgtacTCGcttatacatattagccggtcctgttgagggttgtgtgtgctcgctttatACATATTTgtcggtcatgttgatgactctGTGTGCACGATTATATACAAACACTTACTTATGTGTAAGTTGGTTTCTAGCCACATTATACTACTTTATTCTCGAATTCTATTTGACGGCTTAAAACGATTTTATACATCTTGTTTAtgaactcaaacctacgaactcaccaacctttgtgttgacacatttaagtattcctttcaggtattcAAGTTAATCGTGGCTAGGTcaggtagcatgggactcttggcagactgcaggctaggttttggagtttgcatgcttttgTTTATGATTGTGGGCAATATGCCTAtccgtttcccctgcgtgggaacttatcttatcTTTACTTGAATGCTCGATTGAACATGTGTAGGATGACTTCTCTTATGCTTGTTTGACTATGTAAACAACTATTTATGCCTattctatgcactcatttagtattcctatgtaacatccatgtgtgcgtgtgctttatcttacatcccgagttttccgccttagtcggggtgttacagattggtatcagagccgtggttatagtgaattaggtggatttgcctagactataacctaggaaccgcacgtagcatgcatgataggaattatgtgtgcattcaatcTCTATGGATCTTATCTATATCCGCGATATTCATGCTATTGTATTCATTCATGCGCAGAccttagaaccatgctaccttgccacgtgtactcatgctattggtattcgGACTATGAGATGTGAtcaaatttaaataatgataataagttaGCGAAATGATgtgttgttagcaaggaagtacggcgatatatcatcacagaaaagccttatcaacttttcgcgtgtggtatattttctatggacttaatggcaacatggatcgtgcctaagatggttagagtgtggtagcaactctggcatgttcaataggtgttggtcgggtggagggttagccgctggtacaccctgtatacatacctttgccaataccTAGGGAGCATATCAGTACCGTgaaccgaccttgcattagatgtattagaggtgtggagggttagccgctggtacaccctgtatacatacaccgctagtgcaacggatgtaggtgttagatccggaccGCATTTTAGCTGTCAAAAGTTAATTGGATTTAAGAAAACTTTAATTTAAGATGAAATGGTTATACTATTCACCTTGTGAACTATCCTTCACGAATTAAATATCTTATTGTAATGTTACTTTGTACTGCATGactgatattgatgataatgctCACCTTCAGATATAATACTTGATTTCTTGAGCTACATGCGATAATGAAAATATAAGTGtataggattctagaaaactaacacgagtgtgtttgagagtgcgtaaatgacgtcacgaacgactatttcctcattctaacgccgatcccgtcttttcctaatataggaaaatggtgcgcgcaagagcaaacccgaatgtcgaGGCTCAAGCTGAGGGAGCTGGTCAtggtaaccctggaggtggtcgAGGAAATCCAAGAGGTGGTCGTGAAGGTCAGCAAGGAAGAccgtggtagaggtcgtggtggccgTGGGGATGGCATGGATCACGTTGAGAACCCTGATTTAGCCACTATCATTGCTGAACAGTTGGCGGCTTCAATGCCTACTATTATCGAAAAAGTGACTGCCGCAATGGGTGCTGTTCCGAATCAGAACCAaagagcacctgaagttgaagctgaacCAGTAAGAGTTGCGccgcaacaagtgaatcaagaaccagaAGGTGTGTATGTGGGCCCTTGACCCAGAAGGATTCCCAGGAATGATGAGTATGCTGTGGAGAGAAGAGGTTGCAGTCacaccgagtttaagaagtgtggtccaCCAGATTATAATGGAAGAGGAGGGGCAGGCgtgtttatgaagtggttggagaaattggaagcagtcatggacataagtgaatgtccatctcatcagagggtaagattcactggaggttcattTACAGATGATGCACTATCATGGTGGAATACTTTGCTTGGAGCCCGTGGAAGAACTGCTACCTTGGAAACACCATGGGATGAGTTTAAGGAGATGATGAAGAACGGCTTTTGTCTACTgaatgagatgcagaagattgagcaagagttttggcaccgcaccatggtgggatctggTCATGTAGAGTATACCAGCAAGTTCCAAAAGCTAGCTAGATTGGTGCCTCACTTGGTGACTTCCGAGTCtaagttgattgagagatacatctatggcCTCATTCCTCAGATTCGTAACACTATGATtggcattcctccttactcgatAGAAGAGGCCATTCGAAGGACCAGTGCTATGACTGATGACCTGGTTAGAGCTGGAACACTGACTAATTCTGGAGAGAAGAAGAGGGACTTTGGTGAACCCAGTAAGAGAAGGGATTTCAGAGCTGACAAGAGAGGCAGAGTTGGAAGggtgtttgcagcagttgagcCGGGGCAGAAGGCATATGTCGGCCAAGCTCCTcagtgtgctacttgtacttatcatcattcaacaACAGTGCCATGCCGATTTTGTCAGAACTGTCAGAAATTTGGGCATTTAGCTAAAGATTGCAAAACAGCTAGAATCCCAACAGCACCACTGAATGTCGCACCAAGAAACATTAGAAATCCTCCAGTTAATCCAAGAGCTTGTTATGAGTGTGGTAGCACTGAGCACTATAGCAATGCTTGCCCAAGAATTGTTAGACGACCCGCCCCAGCCGCAGCCAATCAGAATCCTCTACAGATTGCAACACCAAATCCACCAAGAGCTAACCAAACCCAGCAGAccaggggccgagtctttgctTTGAATGCTGTGGAAGCCGCTCACGATCAGAAcgttgtcacgggtacatttctcttaaacaatcatctagctactgtgttattcgattcgGGTGCCGACTACAgctttatctccactaactttgtgtgcactattaacgtgaaacccattCGTACTCATGCATATTATGgaatagaggtagctagtggtggaatctctaaacttgaccaaattgtgcctaaatgtgtgttaacacGTGATACTCATTCATCCTACATAGACTTGGTCCCATTTGAAATGGGTAGTTTtgatgtaatagtggggatggattggttatccctgGTAGTTGCTACCATTGTATGTCGCGCAAAAATCCTTAGAATacccttaagtgggggagacGTACTAGAAATCCAAGGTGAACGACCCGAGTCTCACAAACGAAAACTAATGAGCACGACAACCGAAGTAATCAGACTAGCCGATATCCCAATAGTCCGTGATTTTCCCGATGTATTTCCTGATGACGTTCAAGGATTGCCTCCGTCTCGACAAGTTGAATTCCGAATCGACCTCTTACCTAATGCAACTCCAGTAGCAAAGGAACTATACCGTTTAGCtccttctgaaatgcaagaactcgcgACACAATTACTAGAGCTACAAGACAAGGGTTTCATCCGACCGAGTTCTTCACCATGGGGTGCACCGGTATTATTTGTTAAGAAGAAAGACGtatcttttcgcatgtgcatcgACTATCGTGAGCTAAACAAGTTAACAGTTAAGAATCGATACCCTTTACCGCGCATTGATGATCTATTCGATCAGttgcaaggcgcaaagtactTCTTAAAAATTGATCTTCGTTCAGGCTACCATCAACTAAGAGTTTGTAAAGAAAACGTGCCAAAGATAGCATTCAGCACGAAATACGGACACTTCGAGTTTCtagtgatgccatttggattaacAAATGCGCCTGCTGTTTTTATGGACCTGAAGTCGCATATGTAAGCCCTACATAGATCAGTccatcattgttttcattgacgatattctcaTCTACTCGAAGACTAAGAAAGAGCATGAAGTCCATTTGAGAGAAGCTTTAGAACTTCTAAgagctgaaaagttgtacggAAAATTCtcgaaatgtgaattttggttagaagaggtgaagtttttgggtcatgtagttgacaaggatggaataaaggttGATCCCAGCAAGATAGAAGCAGTTGATCCCACACATGTTCAATCTTGCCCAAaaaccttgaaacgatcttgatttCCCTTACTTTAAAACGATCCTGAGTTCTTGTgtatctaaaacgatcttgaagacTTGTGCACCTAAGATGATCTTGAGAGGAAGATGAGACGATCATGAGCTAGcaaactaggacgatcttgaggctAAGCAGTGGAACGATCTTGACTGGCTgaaacctaggacgatcttgacatATGGGAGATAAGACGATCTTGAAACCCTAGACCCTAAAATGACTTTGTGAACCTTTGATTCAACATGTACTTGTTCTATAACACACCATACTTGATCATCTAACACCAAACCAAGtttataacatcattatcattcaATTAAACACATAATTAAAGGCTACATTTTAACATTGAACTAGTTCAAGAGTCGATCTAAAACAAGGTACAATGTGCAAACCCTAATCGAGTACAATAAGGTCATGTTCTATTTTAATCATTAAAGTGTAACTACTATGAGCAACTAAATCAAGTTCTTAGGGTTAAAAGACAATTATTAAAGGCACATACAACTCATTATTACGATAAGTACATATGTGTGAGTGCAAAGACGTTCATTTCAAGTCCATTTCATGtatttaaagttcatttaaacacttttcgagtcaaaacgttcaaagatcttcaaaggaccaaatcatccgttcatcaaggacaactcagtgaataattaatcacaacaactaatacatatgtttatttatgatcaatgacttgtgattaggttgacatcaggACGTATTTGGATACAAATAGATATAACCCATTTatatctgtgcttgttctctgtgcttgtaaactacgattgtaccggatcactgtgagtcttcgtagcccttttttttacttatgtattggggtgaaaggaatactacatatgttttttatatatgttgtaactgcttttactactCTATGGCTatctgactacttgttacatatcagtcgatcctgttgaggattgtgtgtgctctcttattacatatcagccgattctgttgaggattgtgtgtgctctcttatacatattagccggtcctgttgaggattgtgtgtgctcgctttatACATACTTaccggtcatgttgatgactgtgtgtgCACGATTATATACAAACACTTACTTATGTGTAAGTTGGTCTCTAGCCACATGATACTACTTTATTCTCGAATTCTATTTAACGGGATAAAACGATTTTATACATCTTGTTTAtgaactcaaacctacgaactcaccaacctttgtgttgacacatttaagtattcctttcaggtattcaagctaatcgtggctaggtcaggtagcatgggactcttaacagactgcaggctaggttttggagtttgcatgcttttgTTTATGATTGTTGGCAATATGCCTATCCGTTTCCCATgtgtgggaacttatcttatcTTTATTTGAATGCTCGATTGAACATGTGTGGGATGACTTCTCTTATGCTTGTTTGACTATGTAAACGACTATTTATGCCTAttatatgcactcatttagtattcctatgtaacatccatgtctGAGTGTGCTTTAttttacatcccgagttttccgccttagtcgagGTGTTACATAAGtaaaatcacaaagtaattgaaTTCTGTTAAGgatgttatctaaaaagtgtctcatgatttgtgtaaggatatttttgaatatatattgaatatttgttatcttagtacttgtatcgattacggaagtatatctgaatgtgggtcacataagttcgcaaactattcaatggcatattaggctactcgggttacatggtgactgtccttggccagggtatgtcgaaagtgtcataactcaaaggaaactggaagtaccgagtgtttaagaggacaaatatactggtaatcgtggttgaatcactgttcataaataataataagagaattatttctcacttgcagacttatgtaaatgctaatctgatctaatatgcagaaacttaagatttcttgtaaataaataaagtagcttagtgttttatttttatttttattttgttttgtctttattattatttttttttttttgtaataagtgtcagtttgtgtgtcaaactaattcttattgcacgagagatttgataagcattaaatgTTATAactcttagtgaattatataagtcttgttgcttatggtataaatgtttaaaagatggattttctaattaatatacaagttgtttaatttagaaaatcaaatattttgaaaattgaaaaattaaatatttttgaatatgtttcaagtacatttttgaaatttcaattgtttttggttgataaatatgcttgacaaagattggacttgccttagatcttgtaatgattgctaggttaaaaTTTTGGTTGtcttgcatatttatgatattctattgtttttggtgcattgatgaagtttgttaagtatgcaggttacagataataaactcattttacaatGAAATTGAcatcaaaatttcagattgtgattgaaggcaacattgttttcgcttgcttattaaaattgcattgcgacggacaataaaagttgctcagaaattacaagaattgtgctacaaggatggattgcctagtatttattaacctaggacttagtgtgataggttatatttttattatcaagatcacaacctaagatgtaatgtgataggttgttgatatgatatttttgctgtattgtaatgcattatacattaaatatgttttaatgtaagttttcatttgtttaaagttaaacatcaataaagaaatgatcgatttcatgtcaagattataatgtaagatttatttgatacattattgtgatcaCAAGTTAGTATGGATGATCTATGATTGCATATTcaagtagatacaggttttaagtaacgagtatctataggcttatgtttctggaattttttgtatttttccttaataagttttctggaaaaatttgaCAAAATGTGGCTATGGAAAAGTGTTTCGTGTGGATTAAATCTGGAAATTCGACTTCGT
This genomic window contains:
- the LOC122601221 gene encoding uncharacterized protein LOC122601221, with amino-acid sequence MVGSGHVEYTSKFQKLARLVPHLVTSESKLIERYIYGLIPQIRNTMIGIPPYSIEEAIRRTSAMTDDLVRAGTLTNSGEKKRDFGEPSKRRDFRADKRGRVGRVFAAVEPGQKAYVGQAPQCATCTYHHSTTVPCRFCQNCQKFGHLAKDCKTARIPTAPLNVAPRNIRNPPVNPRACYECGSTEHYSNACPRIVRRPAPAAANQNPLQIATPNPPRANQTQQTRGRVFALNAVEAAHDQNVVTDLVPFEMGSFDVIVGMDWLSLVVATIVCRAKILRIPLSGGDVLEIQGERPESHKRKLMSTTTEVIRLADIPIVRDFPDVFPDDVQGLPPSRQVEFRIDLLPNATPVAKELYRLAPSEMQELATQLLELQDKGFIRPSSSPWGAPVLFVKKKDVSFRMCIDYRELNKLTVKNRYPLPRIDDLFDQLQGAKYFLKIDLRSGYHQLRVCKENVPKIAFSTKYGHFEFLVMPFGLTNAPAVFMDLKSHITDSSQGEDGSNCDRDMSVVNEVVVEQEGITRAFISEQLRKALENFSPFIIKKLNKTLEGAMSDSIANKIKEEVALSVQEEFNKRFPKNQAPETQTHEN